Proteins encoded in a region of the Bacillus sp. T3 genome:
- a CDS encoding ComEC/Rec2 family competence protein: MKAYFPEPIRSLAIALLFGERAVMDSDLVQAYERIGIVHLLAISRSSGQLFDWGIVLCWN, translated from the coding sequence GTGAAAGCTTATTTTCCCGAACCGATTCGTTCACTTGCCATAGCATTATTATTTGGTGAGCGTGCGGTGATGGATTCAGATCTTGTTCAAGCATACGAAAGGATTGGTATTGTCCATTTATTAGCGATTTCCAGGTCTTCAGGTCAGCTTTTTGACTGGGGTATTGTACTTTGTTGGAATTAG
- the holA gene encoding DNA polymerase III subunit delta: MVFDIWKQIKKKQIAPIYLLYGTETYFINETKQLLAQYVLDSDESDFNFSSYDLEETPIEVVLEDAETLPFLGDKRLILLHNPVFLTSEKTKEKVEHNLAKLEAYLKEPAPYSVLVFIAPYEKLDERKKITKELKRTAVTFESKRLSQAELKSWLLDRTQSQQVKMTDQAAERMIELVGANLFMLTSEMDKLVLYVEDSAYIDEKIVELLVSKSLEQNIFTLIDKIVSRNVEEALRIYYDLLKQNEEPLKILAIISGQFRLIYQVKELSRRGYGQQQMASFLKTHPYRVKLAAGHAKHFSDDELADLIRLLADADYQMKTGGMNKKMLIEMFLLRLKK, encoded by the coding sequence TTGGTTTTTGATATATGGAAACAAATTAAGAAAAAACAAATAGCACCAATTTATTTATTATATGGAACTGAAACATATTTCATAAATGAAACAAAGCAGTTACTGGCTCAGTATGTACTCGATTCGGACGAGTCTGATTTTAATTTTTCAAGCTATGATTTGGAGGAAACTCCAATTGAGGTTGTGCTTGAAGACGCTGAGACCTTACCGTTTCTAGGTGATAAACGGTTAATTCTTTTACATAACCCGGTGTTTCTTACTTCTGAAAAAACAAAAGAAAAAGTCGAACATAATCTGGCAAAGCTTGAGGCATACCTTAAGGAACCTGCACCATATTCCGTATTAGTCTTTATTGCACCGTATGAAAAGCTAGATGAGCGAAAAAAAATAACGAAAGAACTAAAACGGACGGCAGTAACGTTTGAATCAAAACGATTATCGCAGGCCGAACTGAAAAGTTGGCTATTGGACCGGACCCAATCACAACAAGTCAAAATGACGGATCAAGCTGCAGAACGAATGATTGAGCTTGTTGGGGCGAATTTATTTATGTTAACAAGTGAAATGGACAAGTTGGTTCTTTATGTAGAGGATTCAGCTTATATAGATGAAAAGATTGTTGAACTATTAGTGTCTAAATCACTTGAACAAAATATTTTTACCTTAATAGACAAAATTGTCAGTCGAAACGTAGAAGAGGCTCTGCGGATTTATTACGACCTTCTAAAGCAAAATGAGGAGCCGTTAAAAATTTTAGCGATCATTTCTGGTCAATTTAGGTTAATTTATCAAGTGAAGGAACTATCGAGAAGAGGCTATGGACAGCAGCAGATGGCAAGCTTTCTTAAGACCCATCCGTACCGTGTAAAGCTTGCAGCGGGGCATGCTAAACATTTTTCTGATGATGAATTGGCAGATTTAATTCGTTTATTAGCAGATGCTGATTATCAAATGAAAACAGGTGGAATGAATAAAAAAATGTTAATTGAAATGTTCTTGCTGAGATTGAAAAAATAA
- a CDS encoding DNA internalization-related competence protein ComEC/Rec2, with product MRETMVNVLLIFLPCYALLTGATPSVVRAVVMMLVILSSMKLGHQRLLPLDALSVAFLLVLLCSPYLVFDVGFQLSFCASGALLLSTFLLKDKSMVGQLLLTSYIAQLATLPIILYNFYEFSLLSLIANVIFVPFFSVFLTPFLFFVFLLYPLLGVIFEPLVWITNQVILLVNFIIEAFSTLPFHILTLGRPVFFILLFYIGFICFIFLKLEGTPKKLGQTCLFIFLPITLQLGINMWSPYGEVTFIDVGQGDAILIKLPNHQGNILIDTGGKVAFSKDKWQERHSSFEVGEDIVLPYLKSKGVSTIDKLILTHGDFDHIGGARAIMEGLSVKEIVLPKVPSQASLELDLIKEAEANSIPVTFVSAGDSFGKNGIVFRVLTPLVDVQVADKNDHSIVMYAQFGGLNWLFTGDLEKEGEKELIKRYKNMDVNVLKVAHHGSDSSTTEEFLTAFQPEIAVISVGENNRYGHPHKKVISRLKARQIKIFRTDQNGAISYIFKGKRGTFSVRIP from the coding sequence ATGAGAGAGACAATGGTCAATGTGCTGCTCATTTTTCTACCCTGTTATGCTTTGTTGACTGGTGCGACACCATCCGTGGTAAGAGCGGTAGTGATGATGCTTGTCATTCTATCCAGTATGAAACTAGGTCATCAGCGTCTATTGCCATTAGACGCCTTATCAGTAGCTTTTTTACTAGTGTTATTGTGTTCACCTTATCTTGTATTTGATGTTGGATTTCAACTTTCTTTTTGTGCAAGTGGTGCATTATTGCTTTCAACCTTTCTTTTAAAAGACAAATCGATGGTTGGGCAATTATTATTAACTTCTTATATTGCGCAACTGGCTACACTCCCCATTATTCTTTATAATTTTTATGAGTTTTCACTCCTTTCACTCATTGCGAATGTGATCTTTGTTCCTTTCTTTTCTGTTTTCCTCACGCCTTTTTTATTTTTTGTTTTTCTACTATATCCGCTTTTGGGTGTTATTTTTGAGCCACTGGTCTGGATTACGAATCAAGTCATCCTCCTCGTTAATTTCATAATTGAAGCATTTTCAACTCTTCCATTCCACATCCTTACACTTGGACGCCCTGTTTTTTTTATACTCTTATTTTATATAGGATTTATTTGTTTTATTTTTTTAAAACTCGAAGGGACGCCCAAAAAATTAGGTCAGACTTGTCTGTTCATTTTTCTACCTATTACACTGCAGTTAGGGATAAATATGTGGTCCCCCTATGGAGAAGTGACGTTTATTGATGTAGGACAAGGTGACGCTATTTTGATTAAATTACCAAATCACCAAGGAAACATTCTTATCGACACAGGTGGAAAAGTTGCGTTTTCGAAGGATAAATGGCAGGAGCGTCATTCAAGCTTTGAAGTAGGGGAGGATATCGTCTTGCCGTATTTAAAAAGTAAAGGTGTGTCGACGATTGATAAATTGATTTTGACTCACGGCGATTTTGATCATATAGGAGGAGCCCGAGCGATAATGGAGGGGCTATCTGTTAAAGAAATTGTTTTACCGAAGGTACCAAGCCAAGCATCGCTCGAATTGGATTTAATAAAAGAGGCTGAAGCGAACTCAATTCCTGTTACCTTTGTATCTGCAGGTGATTCTTTCGGTAAGAATGGGATTGTATTTCGTGTTTTAACACCACTTGTGGATGTCCAAGTTGCTGATAAGAATGACCATTCAATTGTCATGTATGCACAATTTGGGGGATTGAATTGGCTGTTTACCGGGGACCTTGAAAAAGAAGGGGAAAAGGAGCTTATTAAACGATACAAAAATATGGATGTTAATGTATTAAAGGTTGCCCATCATGGAAGCGATTCGTCGACGACTGAGGAGTTCCTAACAGCCTTTCAGCCAGAAATTGCAGTGATTTCCGTGGGTGAGAATAATCGTTACGGACATCCGCACAAGAAGGTTATTTCAAGGCTTAAGGCACGTCAAATTAAAATATTTAGGACAGACCAAAATGGAGCAATTTCTTATATTTTTAAAGGAAAACGAGGAACTTTTTCAGTAAGGATTCCATAG
- a CDS encoding ComE operon protein 2 → MERISWNEYFMAQSHLLALRSTCTRLTVGATIVRDKRIIAGGYNGSITGGDHCIDKGCYVIDNHCVRTIHAEMNAILQCAKFGVPTAEADIYVTHFPCLQCCKAIIQAGIKTVYYAEDYKNHPYALELFDAANVRVEQVNSQLSFDWNQAEKSLFVSDLLAELEKNGVNESSLSKLTEQAKKLFSV, encoded by the coding sequence TTGGAACGGATTTCATGGAATGAATATTTTATGGCCCAAAGCCATCTGCTAGCATTAAGAAGTACATGTACACGCTTGACCGTTGGGGCAACCATCGTAAGAGATAAACGAATTATTGCAGGGGGCTATAATGGTTCCATTACTGGTGGTGATCATTGTATTGATAAAGGCTGCTACGTAATCGATAATCATTGCGTTAGGACCATTCATGCTGAAATGAATGCCATCTTACAATGTGCAAAATTTGGAGTTCCTACAGCGGAAGCTGATATATATGTAACACATTTTCCGTGCTTACAATGCTGCAAAGCAATTATTCAAGCTGGGATTAAGACGGTGTATTACGCAGAGGATTATAAAAATCACCCATATGCATTGGAACTCTTCGATGCTGCGAATGTTCGGGTGGAGCAAGTAAATAGCCAGCTATCTTTTGATTGGAATCAGGCAGAAAAGTCGTTATTTGTATCCGATCTGTTAGCGGAACTTGAGAAAAACGGAGTGAACGAAAGCTCATTATCAAAGCTAACAGAGCAAGCGAAAAAGCTTTTTTCAGTTTAA
- a CDS encoding helix-hairpin-helix domain-containing protein: MIDMKGAIQKPGVYEAKKGERVIDLIERAGGFSDMADQSKVNLAMYVEDQMVIAIPQFGDTETDFVVGTSVGDQSQPDKVNINKADETELETLPGIGPSKSAAIIEYRTTTCPFKSIEEIQSISGIGEKTFEKLKDKITID; this comes from the coding sequence ATGATCGATATGAAAGGAGCGATTCAAAAGCCAGGGGTTTATGAAGCAAAGAAAGGTGAAAGGGTGATTGATTTAATCGAAAGAGCAGGGGGCTTTTCCGACATGGCAGATCAATCGAAGGTTAATTTAGCCATGTACGTCGAGGATCAAATGGTCATCGCTATCCCTCAATTCGGTGATACTGAGACTGATTTCGTTGTTGGTACAAGTGTAGGTGATCAATCGCAGCCTGATAAAGTGAATATTAATAAAGCAGATGAGACTGAGCTTGAAACTCTCCCAGGTATTGGTCCTTCAAAATCTGCCGCTATTATTGAATATCGAACAACCACCTGTCCTTTTAAATCCATTGAAGAAATTCAATCAATTAGTGGAATTGGAGAAAAAACATTTGAAAAATTAAAGGATAAAATAACCATTGACTAA